The Actinomycetota bacterium genome includes a window with the following:
- the lspA gene encoding signal peptidase II, with amino-acid sequence MISRKNGIRITWFLWIIVLLFDQITKYLIRKNLLLGDSIPVIPNIFHITHVSNTGAAFGIFPNAKYFFIIASIITIAFFLYFLYMYKQKNPAFYISIGLILGGATGNNLLDRIIFGEITDFLDFGINSKLRWPAFNIADSCVVIGFFILALLVVKGDLFFLKKKNNVLKGVS; translated from the coding sequence ATGATAAGTAGAAAAAATGGTATAAGAATAACCTGGTTTTTATGGATTATAGTTCTATTATTTGACCAGATAACAAAATATTTAATAAGAAAGAACTTGCTTTTAGGAGATTCAATTCCAGTAATACCAAATATTTTTCACATAACTCATGTAAGTAACACTGGAGCTGCATTTGGAATATTTCCAAATGCCAAATATTTTTTTATTATTGCTTCTATTATTACTATAGCTTTTTTCCTTTACTTTTTGTATATGTATAAGCAAAAGAATCCTGCTTTTTATATATCGATTGGCTTGATTTTAGGAGGAGCAACAGGTAATAATCTGTTGGATAGAATTATTTTTGGAGAAATAACAGATTTTTTAGATTTTGGAATAAATTCAAAACTTAGATGGCCTGCGTTCAATATTGCAGATTCATGTGTAGTAATTGGTTTTTTTATACTTGCCTTATTAGTAGTAAAAGGAGATCTATTTTTTTTGAAAAAGAAAAATAATGTTTTGAAAGGAGTAAGTTAA
- the lgt gene encoding prolipoprotein diacylglyceryl transferase: protein MYPTLFKIGNITIHSYGFMVALGFLMAIFIIYIESKRKGLDPNLALDLGLTAMICGTLGSKLLFVIRNWSYYSENPIEILLGFGQGFIFYGGLVLGVLGVVLVSYFKKISIKTVADMCTPALPLGHAIGRIGCLLRGCCYGKITDLPWAIYLEGAFRHPTQIYHFSHNLLIFIFLWFIRKRIKVEGNLILIYFMLYGLARFITEFFRDNSIFAWNLTGSQIFSIVIFFTSFIFLMYRYRIYKKI from the coding sequence ATGTATCCCACTCTATTTAAGATTGGCAATATAACAATTCATTCATATGGATTTATGGTTGCCTTAGGTTTTTTAATGGCAATTTTTATAATTTATATTGAATCTAAAAGAAAAGGATTAGATCCTAACCTTGCATTAGACTTGGGATTGACGGCTATGATATGTGGTACACTGGGTAGTAAATTACTTTTTGTTATAAGAAACTGGAGTTACTATTCAGAAAATCCAATTGAAATATTATTAGGATTTGGACAGGGTTTTATATTCTATGGAGGATTAGTCTTAGGAGTACTTGGAGTTGTATTAGTTAGTTACTTTAAAAAGATATCAATTAAAACAGTCGCTGATATGTGTACACCAGCACTTCCACTGGGTCATGCTATAGGTAGAATAGGCTGTCTTTTAAGGGGATGTTGTTATGGAAAAATAACTGATTTACCCTGGGCAATTTATCTTGAGGGAGCATTTAGACATCCAACTCAGATTTATCATTTTTCTCACAATTTATTAATTTTTATTTTTTTATGGTTCATTAGAAAAAGAATTAAAGTTGAAGGGAATTTGATATTAATCTATTTTATGCTTTATGGTTTAGCTCGTTTTATAACAGAGTTTTTTAGAGATAACTCCATATTTGCATGGAATCTTACTGGTTCTCAAATATTTTCTATAGTCATATTTTTTACCTCATTTATATTTTTAATGTATCGATATCGTATTTATAAAAAAATTTAA
- a CDS encoding RluA family pseudouridine synthase has translation MEKHIRKIKLTSSYKDIGKRLDLFICERIPKLSRSRVQKLISQGNVFVNSQKKSKSHFVKRGDDIEVNIPPLLKLEAKPEDIKINIIYEDEDIIVLSKPAGIVVHPSPGHPDKTIVNALLFHTKFLSDIGGVLRPGIVHRLDKQTSGLMIVAKNDDAHKNLSQQFKKKSVKKIYLALVHGRIEEDEGKIDAPIGRSRRNRKKMSVIPEGRESVTEFEVLKRFNNFTLIKVRPITGRTHQIRVHLSYIGKPVVGDVQYRKRRRIEDYLKLKRHFLHASKLEFKHPRDGKEMSFEDKLPEELKNSLNMLETKNIDF, from the coding sequence ATGGAAAAACATATAAGAAAGATAAAACTCACATCCTCTTATAAAGATATTGGTAAAAGACTGGACCTTTTTATTTGTGAGAGAATACCAAAACTATCAAGGTCTAGAGTTCAAAAGTTAATTTCACAAGGAAATGTTTTTGTAAATAGTCAAAAAAAATCAAAGAGCCATTTTGTAAAAAGGGGAGATGATATTGAGGTAAATATTCCCCCTTTGTTAAAATTAGAAGCAAAACCTGAAGATATTAAAATAAATATCATATATGAAGATGAGGATATAATAGTTTTATCAAAACCTGCTGGTATCGTTGTTCATCCATCTCCCGGTCATCCTGACAAAACAATTGTTAATGCACTACTTTTTCATACAAAATTTTTATCCGATATTGGTGGAGTACTCAGGCCAGGTATTGTCCACAGATTGGATAAGCAAACATCTGGTTTGATGATAGTAGCAAAGAATGATGATGCTCATAAAAATCTTTCCCAACAATTTAAAAAGAAGAGTGTTAAAAAAATTTATTTAGCATTAGTACATGGTAGAATAGAGGAGGATGAAGGTAAAATTGATGCTCCGATAGGAAGAAGTAGAAGGAATAGAAAGAAAATGTCTGTAATTCCTGAAGGGAGGGAGTCAGTAACTGAATTTGAAGTTCTTAAACGGTTTAATAATTTTACTCTGATTAAGGTAAGGCCTATAACAGGGAGAACTCACCAAATAAGAGTACATCTATCTTATATAGGAAAACCAGTAGTTGGAGATGTTCAGTATAGAAAGAGAAGAAGAATTGAAGATTATTTAAAACTGAAGAGGCATTTTTTGCATGCATCAAAATTGGAGTTTAAACACCCAAGAGATGGAAAAGAAATGAGTTTTGAAGATAAGCTGCCAGAAGAATTAAAAAATTCATTAAATATGTTAGAAACTAAAAATATTGATTTTTAA
- a CDS encoding DUF211 domain-containing protein, giving the protein MSNIRRLVLDVLKPLSPSIVDLAKQLADIKGVDGVDVSLVEMDAKSESVKITCEGEDIIFKEVEAIIIDNGGSVHSVDKVSTGSTIIEEVPTHQDTESTLA; this is encoded by the coding sequence TTGAGTAATATAAGGCGTTTGGTATTAGATGTATTAAAACCACTATCACCATCTATTGTAGATTTAGCTAAGCAATTGGCTGACATTAAAGGAGTTGATGGAGTTGATGTTAGCTTGGTTGAGATGGATGCAAAATCTGAAAGTGTGAAAATTACTTGTGAAGGAGAAGACATAATTTTTAAAGAGGTTGAAGCTATAATCATTGATAATGGAGGTTCAGTTCATAGTGTTGATAAGGTCTCAACTGGTAGTACTATTATTGAAGAAGTTCCAACTCATCAAGATACAGAATCAACCCTTGCTTAA